The bacterium DNA segment TCACATCTCTTGGAATTCTAAAGTATTCTACACTTCTACCCAAGATAAAACTATTGGGAGGTATTTTACATGTCTTACCTTTAAAATTCATAAAATCATTTTCATTTATCTTTTTGGGAGAGGTAAATTTCCCTTTAAATATCAAGAAATCCTCAGAAAGGGTAAAATCATATCCGTAAGACNNNNNNN contains these protein-coding regions:
- a CDS encoding dCTP deaminase, with amino-acid sequence MIFKGKFTSPKKINENDFMNFKGKTCKIPPNSFILGRSVEYFRIPRDVIGLCFGKSTYARCGIVINVTPLEPEWEGYITIQIANLT